A single window of Eleginops maclovinus isolate JMC-PN-2008 ecotype Puerto Natales chromosome 19, JC_Emac_rtc_rv5, whole genome shotgun sequence DNA harbors:
- the ap5m1 gene encoding AP-5 complex subunit mu-1 produces the protein MSVRALWIISHEKGENVSLRFARRFATVEHRAKILAGSSYTAVPEDNTVLQLLLTELGLSDPDKPFVALRDDCFYRQRSPALELRMDSPGKGMLWPVLAVSHGPITLACLPLVDAPAEPRPALASLLSVSQGLTLLAGLQTFLLGSGGKPDSEVLVSRLAMLPSVLLQVCPLGTPLDVPLPGAPSTPTVPTPAENQKQPAWKTGLHRGRAAVNVALIETVRSMQYGNRSRQDLWDVYGTVTCKCEVEGVLPNVMVTLTLPPNGSPLQDILVHPCVTSLDSSILTASSVDNFDGSAFSGPYKFPFSPPLEPFRLCSYTSQVPVPPILGSYQLKEEENQLRVSVTLKLHESVKNSFEYCEAHLPFFNRDQFGVVDVKVSSGQLDVSKEKNLLVWGLGQKFPKSREVTMEGKISFSGPTPGPTDPLCTELTAYIKLYFKVPDMTLSGCSVDQHSVQVYSSAKQRITTSRELQSKEYFIWNSTGSAPVSSGQMML, from the exons ATGAGTGTCAGAGCTTTGTGGATTATTTCGCACGAGAAgggagaaaatgtgtctttacgCTTCGCAAG GAGGTTTGCTACTGTGGAGCACCGTGCAAAGATCCTGGCAGGTTCCTCATATACAGCAGTCCCAGAAGACAatactgtgctgcagctcctgctcACTGAGTTGGGGCTCTCAGACCCAGACAAACCATTTGTAGCTCTCAGGGATGACTGCTTTTATCGTCAGCGCTCACCAGCCCTGGAACTGAGGATGGACAGCCCTGGAAAGGGAATGCTTTGGCCAGTGTTGGCAGTCTCTCACGGGCCTATTACCCTTGCTTGCCTGCCTTTAGTGGATGCTCCTGCTGAGCCACGGCCAGCCCTTGCAagcctgctgtctgtctctcagggcCTTACTCTCTTGGCAGGTCTGCAGACTTTTCTTCTAGGCTCTGGGGGTAAGCCTGATAGCGAAGTGCTGGTCTCTCGCCTGGCGATGCTTCCCTCTGTACTCTTGCAGGTTTGTCCACTTGGCACACCCCTGGATGTGCCACTACCGGGGGCTCCTTCTACACCCACAGTGCCCACTCCTGCTGAGAACCAGAAGCAGCCAGCCTGGAAGACAGGGCTCCACCGCGGTCGAGCTGCGGTGAACGTAGCACTTATAGAAACCGTACGCTCCATGCAGTATGGTAACCGCAGCAGACAGGACTTGTGGGATGTTTACGGCACTGTGACATGCAAA TGTGAAGTGGAAGGGGTGCTCCCAAATGTGATGGTGACCCTCACACTGCCACCGAATGGTTCTCCACTACAGGACATCCTAGTGCATCCTTGTGTCACGTCACTGGATTCCAGCATCCTTACTGCTAGCAGCGTGGATAACTTTGATGGCTCAGCTTTCTCGGGACCATATAAGttccccttctctcctcctctggaGCCTTTCAGACTATGCAGCTATACATCTCAG GTCCCTGTTCCCCCTATCCTGGGTTCTTATCAActaaaggaagaagaaaaccaGCTGCGTGTGTCAGTAACCCTCAAACTTCACGAGAGTGTGAAGAACTCCTTTGAGTACTGTGAAGCACACCTGCCATTCTTTAACAG GGATCAGTTCGGTGTTGTGGATGTGAAGGTGAGCTCCGGACAACTAGATGTATCAAAAGAGAAAAACCTGCTGGTCTGGGGCTTGG GACAAAAGTTCCCTAAATCTCGCGAGGTAACAATGGAGGGCAAGATTAGCTTTTCTGGGCCGACACCAGGACCTACTGACCCCCTCTGCACAGAACTAACAGCCTATATCAAA TTATATTTCAAAGTGCCTGACATGACGCTCTCTGGGTGCTCTGTGGACCAGCATTCAGTGCAGGTTTATTCCTCTGCAAAACAACGTATTACGACAT CACGAGAACTTCAATCCAAAGAGTACTTCATATGGAATTcaacaggaagtgctccggtGTCCTCTGGGCAGATGATGCTGTAG